One Mus musculus strain C57BL/6J chromosome X, GRCm38.p6 C57BL/6J DNA window includes the following coding sequences:
- the Mid1ip1 gene encoding mid1-interacting protein 1 has protein sequence MMQICDTYNQKHSLFNAMNRFIGAVNNMDQTVMVPSLLRDVPLSEPEIDEVSVEVGGSGGCLEERTTPAPSPGSANESFFAPSRDMYSHYVLLKSIRNDIEWGVLHQPSSPPAGSEESTWKPKDILVGLSHLESADAGEEDLEQQFHYHLRGLHTVLSKLTRKANILTNRYKQEIGFSNWGH, from the coding sequence ATGATGCAAATCTGCGACACATATAACCAGAAGCACTCGCTCTTTAACGCCATGAATCGCTTCATTGGCGCGGTGAACAACATGGACCAGACGGTGATGGTGCCCAGTCTGCTGCGCGACGTACCCCTGTCCGAGCCGGAGATAGACGAGGTCAGCGTGGAGGTAGGCGGCAGTGGCGGCTGCCTGGAGGAGCGCACGACCCCGGCCCCAAGCCCGGGCAGCGCCAATGAAAGCTTTTTCGCGCCCTCCCGGGACATGTACAGCCACTACGTGCTGCTCAAGTCCATCCGCAATGATATCGAGTGGGGAGTCCTGCACCAGCCTTCGTCTCCGCCGGCCGGGAGCGAGGAGAGCACCTGGAAGCCCAAGGACATCCTGGTGGGCCTGAGTCACTTGGAGAGCGCGGATGCGGGCGAGGAAGATCTGGAGCAGCAGTTCCACTACCACCTGCGCGGGCTGCACACCGTGCTCTCCAAACTCACCCGAAAAGCCAACATCCTCACCAATAGATACAAGCAGGAGATCGGCTTCAGTAATTGGGGCCACTGA